The following DNA comes from Mycobacterium sp. MS1601.
ACGGTCACCGGAGGCGAGCGCAAGCACACCGGTCCCATCCGGATCACCGCCAGCGCAAACCGGCCGCCCCGGGTGCTGTACCGGATAGCCGAGCGGGTGGAGTTCGAGATGGTGCCCATCGGCTCGGCCGGCGCCAAGGCAATGGCGGTGGTGCGCGGTGACGTTGATGCATACATCCACGCCGGCGGCCAGTGGGAATGGGATTCCGCTGCTCCCGCCGGGGTGGTGCTGGCGGCCGGGATGCACGCCTCCCGCATCGACGGATCGCCCATGTTGTACAACCGCGAAGACCCGTATCTGCCCGATCTGTTGTTCTGTCGACCCGAATTCGCCGACATCCTGCTGGGTGCCATGCGGTTGGCCGGCTGAAGACCGAATAGAGTCGAATCCCATGCGATCGTGGTCGGCCGTCGACGTTCCCCAACTACCGGGGCAGGGGCCTGCGTTACGGCTGTTCGATACCGCCGACCAGCAGGTCCGCCCGGTGTCCGTCGGTGATACCGCGACCATGTACGTGTGCGGCATCACCCCCTATGACGCCACCCACCTCGGTCACGCCGCCACCTATCTCACCTTCGATCTGGTGCATCGGCTGTGGCTCGACGGCGGCCACGGCGTGCACTACGTGCAGAACATCACCGATATCGACGACCCCCTGTTCGAACGCGCGAATCGCGACGGCATCGGCTGGCGTGAACTGGGGGACCGTGAAACCCAGCTGTTCCGCGACGACATGACCGCCCTGCGGGTGCTGCCGCCACGTGACTACATCGGTGCCACCGAGGCCATCGCCGAGGTGGTGGAACTGGTGGAGAAGATGCTGGCTTCGGGCGCGGCGTACGTGGTGGACGACGCGCGATACCCGGACGTGTACTTCCGGGCCGACGCCACCGCCCAGTTCGGCTACGAGTCCGGCTATGACCGCGACACCATGCTGAGGCTGTTCACCGAGCGGGGCGGTGACCCCGACCGCCCCGGAAAAGCCGACCCACTGGATGCGCTGATGTGGCGGGCCGAGCGTGACGGTGAGCCGGCCTGGCCGTCGCCGTTCGGACCGGGCAGGCCCGGCTGGCACATCGAGTGTGCCGCAATTGCGTTGAGCCGCATAGGAACCGGGTTGGACGTCCAGGGTGGTGGTAGTGATCTGGTGTTCCCGCACCATGAGTTCTCGGCCGCGCATGCCGAGTCGGTCACCGGCGAGCGCCGGTTCGCCCGCCACTACGTGCACGCCGGGATGATCGGCTGGGACGGCCACAAGATGTCCAAGAGCCGCGGCAACCTGGTGCTGGTGTCGCAGCTGCGCGCCGAGGGCGTGGATTCTGGCGCCATCCGGTTGGGGCTCTTCGCCGGCCACTACCGCGAGGACCGCTTCTGGAGCCCCGAGGTGCTCGGCGAGGCTCAGGCTCGACTGGCTCGCTGGCGTGAGGCCACTGCTCTGGCGGCGGGCCCGGCCGCCACCGATCTGCTGGCCCGGGTGCGCCGTTACCTTGCCGACGATCTTGACACTCCGAAAGCACTTGCCGCCCTTGATGGCTGGGCCACCGATGCGCTGTCCTACGGCGGACACGACTCGGACGCCCCGGCGCTTGTCGCCGCCGCCGTCGACGCCCTGCTGGGCGTCAGGCTCTGACCGGCCGAGCGGGTTTCTGCACGGCGACACGCCGGTGACGGCGGGCAAGAACGCGTGCTCGCCCTCCTAGGGTGAAGTCATGCACAAGCCGCTGGCCCTCCTCGCGCTGCTGGTCCTGCTCGTCGGGTGCGCAACCGACAACAGCGTCACCACCGAGTCCAGCTCCAGCCCCGAGCCGCCGGGCCCGGTCGCGTCCCCGGTGCCGGCGGACGCCCGCGCCATCGCCAAAGAGGCCTACATCTATGGCTTTCCGATCGTCGACAACTACCGCGTGATGTACTCCTATTTCGTCGACGAGCAGGACCCCGACTACAGGGGCGGGTGGAATCAGGTCCACAGCACGGCGCGGCTGTTCACCCCGGAGGACAAGGCGGTCCAGACGCCCAACTCCGACACCCCGTACTCCATGCTCGGCGCGGATCTGCGCACCGAACCCCTGGTGCTGACGGTGCCCCCGGTTGCCCAGGACCGCTACTACTCGCTGCAGTTCATCGATGGCTACACCTCCAACATCGCCTACGTCGGCAGCCGCACCACCGGCAACGGCGGTGGCAAATACCTTCTGACAGGGCCGAACTGGCAGGGCGACACCCCCGAAGGCATCAACGAGGTGATCCGCTCCGACACCGACCTCACCTCCGTCATCTACCGCACCCAGCTGTTCGGACCCTCTGATCTGGCCGAAGTGGAAAAGATCCAGGCCGGCTACACCGCCGAACCACTGTCGGCCTACCTGGATCAGCCGGCTCCCGCCCCGGCACCGCCCATCGACTTCGTGCCACCGCTGAGCCCCGAGCAGCAGAAGACCTCACCGCAATTCTTCGAGATCATGAACTTCGCGATGCGCTTCGCTCCGGGTCGAGACG
Coding sequences within:
- the mshC gene encoding cysteine--1-D-myo-inosityl 2-amino-2-deoxy-alpha-D-glucopyranoside ligase, encoding MRSWSAVDVPQLPGQGPALRLFDTADQQVRPVSVGDTATMYVCGITPYDATHLGHAATYLTFDLVHRLWLDGGHGVHYVQNITDIDDPLFERANRDGIGWRELGDRETQLFRDDMTALRVLPPRDYIGATEAIAEVVELVEKMLASGAAYVVDDARYPDVYFRADATAQFGYESGYDRDTMLRLFTERGGDPDRPGKADPLDALMWRAERDGEPAWPSPFGPGRPGWHIECAAIALSRIGTGLDVQGGGSDLVFPHHEFSAAHAESVTGERRFARHYVHAGMIGWDGHKMSKSRGNLVLVSQLRAEGVDSGAIRLGLFAGHYREDRFWSPEVLGEAQARLARWREATALAAGPAATDLLARVRRYLADDLDTPKALAALDGWATDALSYGGHDSDAPALVAAAVDALLGVRL
- a CDS encoding DUF1254 domain-containing protein encodes the protein MHKPLALLALLVLLVGCATDNSVTTESSSSPEPPGPVASPVPADARAIAKEAYIYGFPIVDNYRVMYSYFVDEQDPDYRGGWNQVHSTARLFTPEDKAVQTPNSDTPYSMLGADLRTEPLVLTVPPVAQDRYYSLQFIDGYTSNIAYVGSRTTGNGGGKYLLTGPNWQGDTPEGINEVIRSDTDLTSVIYRTQLFGPSDLAEVEKIQAGYTAEPLSAYLDQPAPAPAPPIDFVPPLSPEQQKTSPQFFEIMNFAMRFAPGRDGEQDLLTRFATLGIGPDGDYQADALTPELRAEIEGGMADAWTELQTFQKEQLGTGKVSSADLFGSPEEIGDNYLYRMAGDVLGIYGNSKDEAIYPVTDVDATGAPLTGANRYTYRFAAGQLPPVNAFWSLTMYELPQSLLVDNPINRYLINSEMLPSLVAGPDGGYTLFVQHDSPGAAQESNWLPAPEGPFRLALRLYWPKPDALNGTWQAPKPEKVT